From one Humulus lupulus chromosome 8, drHumLupu1.1, whole genome shotgun sequence genomic stretch:
- the LOC133795702 gene encoding uncharacterized protein LOC133795702: MERQRGSPFSKCINQLPIPVKFKMPTWKMYTGLEDPISHVHNFELQTNLHGVWDDARCRIFPATLSEIAQEWFFKLQPESITSWDGFVRIFYSQFSSAMPLPAEPNDLVDRKQRDNEPLKDYIQRFMWEVTRVKSLNDDGKLIAINSGIKVKNLFWSSLKRKFARTTQEFLDRAEEFIKLEEVERKVDNLAQTTAEQGKTNAGNTTNPAEGGKNGAKNGKHSNGAGSSDNQKNNKKPKTTEQPKPREYIPKFTTYSITP, encoded by the coding sequence ATGGAGAGGCAGAGAGGTTCCCCATTTTCTAAATGTATTAATCAGCTGCCCATACCTgtcaaattcaagatgccaacatggaAGATGTACACTGGACTGGAGGACCCAATATCCCATGTTCACAACTTTGAGCTGCAGACTAATCTACATGGGGTTTGGGATGATGCCAGGTGTAGGATCTTCCCAGCCACCCTGTCAGAAATCGCCCAGGAATGGTTTTTCAAGCTACAACCAGAGTCaattacatcatgggatggatttgtaCGCATATTCTATTCCCAATTTTCTTCGGCAATGCCCCTTCCGGCCGAGCCGAATGACCTGGTGGACAGAAAACAAAGAGATAATGAACCTTTGAAGGACTACATTCAACGTTTTATGTGGGAAGTCACTAGAGTGAAATCCCTTAATGATGACGGTAAATTGATAGCCATCAATTCAGGAATCAAAGTAAAGAATCTATTCTGGAGCAGTTTGAAAAGGAAGTTTGCACGAACCACCCAGGAGTTCCTTGATCGGGCAGAGGAATtcatcaagcttgaagaagtcGAGCGAAAGGTAGATAATTTAGCTCAAACAACTGCTGAGCAGGGGAAAACAAATGCTGGGAATACCACCAACCCGGCAGAGGGAGGTAAGAATGGGGCTAAGAACGGTAAACACAGTAATGGGGCTGGAAGTAGCGATAACCAGAAAAACAATAAGAAACCTAAGACTACCGAGCAGCCCAAACCACGAGAATATATCCCTAAGTTTACTACTTACTCTATAACGCCCTAA
- the LOC133797943 gene encoding transcription factor GAMYB-like translates to MSGSTNESEDGQISKYHSDSPLIDDNNGGSSSGGLVLKKGPWTSTEDEILMDYVNKHGEGNWNAVQKHSGLSRCGKSCRLRWANHLRPNLKKGAFSQDEERLIIKLHSQMGNKWARMASQLPGRTDNEIKNYWNTRIKRRQRAGLPLYPADLCLQACQENQGQSTGGINCGDNGQNDPMQANSFEIPDVVFKGLKANTDVLPCVSELPEMSMNSMLMKGIASPQCYSFIPSTLNRHKRLRETSDDFPDSSGCVQNGFPLFDQCQVNCGKVVSPWSTFQHDLDPNKSLLSYDVMQGSHALSNGNSSASKPIYGNVKLELPSLQYTETDLGAWGTSPQPPLLESVDTYIHSPPTVGVFESECSTPRNSGLLEDLLHESKTLGSGKKHLSEKSSNSSSITPCDVVDNSPLNFCETEWEDYRESPFCHSATSLFNNECISNSGSSMEEPLPLNTFPGSTVKLEPFETDSVTAKERELSTQMNIRPDALLGSEWFDQTTGYLDPTLVSDTIATVLGDGLANDYNKHMASGTASLGQEMMGFGHCAWNAMPSVCQLSDRL, encoded by the exons ATGAGCGGGTCAACAAATGAGAGTGAAGACGGGCAAATCTCCAAATATCATAGTGAttcaccattaattgatgataaTAATGGAGGGAGCTCAAGTGGGGGACTTGTTTTGAAGAAAGGGCCATGGACGTCCACTGAAGATGAAATTTTGATGGACTATGTTAATAAGCACGGGGAAGGTAACTGGAATGCAGTTCAGAAGCACTCAGGGCTTTCTCGTTGTGGCAAAAGTTGCAGACTACGATGGGCAAATCATTTGCGGCCAAATTTGAAGAAGGGTGCTTTTTCTCAAGATGAAGAGAGGTTGATTATTAAACTCCATTCTCAGATGGGGAACAAGTGGGCACGGATGGCTTCACAA TTGCCTGGTCGCACCGATAATGAGATAAAAAATTATTGGAATACCCGCATTAAGAGACGTCAGCGGGCTGGCTTGCCCCTGTACCCTGCTGACCTCTGTTTGCAAGCATGTCAAGAAAATCAAGGGCAGAGTACTGGTGGAATTAATTGTGGGGATAATGGACAAAACGATCCCATGCAGGCTAATAGTTTTGAGATACCTGATGTTGTTTTTAAAGGTTTAAAGGCAAACACTGATGTATTGCCTTGTGTTTCAGAACTGCCAGAAATGTCTATGAATTCTATGCTTATGAAAGGTATAGCTTCACCTCAATGTTATAGTTTCATACCCTCAACACTTAACCGCCATAAGCGTCTTCGAGAAACATCAGATGATTTTCCAGATTCCAGTGGGTGTGTCCAGAACGGATTTCCTCTGTTTGACCAGTGTCAGGTTAATTGTGGCAAAGTTGTTAGCCCGTGGTCAACTTTTCAGCACGATCTTGATCCTAATAAGAGCCTGCTGTCTTATGATGTAATGCAGGGTAGCCATGCCCTTTCAAATGGCAATTCTTCTGCTTCCAAGCCCATTTATGGGAATGTGAAGTTGGAGCTCCCTTCACTCCAATATACAGAAACTGATTTAGGCGCCTGGGGCACTTCTCCCCAACCACCTTTACTTGAGTCGGTTGATACTTATATTCATTCTCCTCCTACAGTTGGTGTGTTTGAGTCAGAGTGCTCTACACCACGCAATAGTGGCCTGCTGGAAGATTTGCTTCATGAATCGAAGACTCTAGGCAGTGGAAAGAAGCATTTATCTGAAAAGAGTTCAAATTCATCAAGTATTACTCCTTGTGACGTGGTTGATAATAGCCCTTTAAATTTTTGCGAAACTGAATGGGAGGACTACAGAGAATCTCCTTTTTGTCATTCTGCTACTTCACTTTTCAACAACGAGTGCATTAGTAATAGTGGAAGCTCCATGGAAGAACCACTACCCTTAAACACCTTTCCTG GGAGCACTGTGAAACTAGAGCCATTTGAAACAGATTCAGTCACAGCGAAAGAGAGAGAACTAAGTACGCAAATGAATATTCGTCCTGATGCGTTACTTGGGTCAGAATGGTTTGATCAGACTACAGGGTACCTGGACCCCACCTTGGTGAGCGATACCATTGCCACAGTCCTAGGTGATGGATTGGCAAATGACTACAACAAGCACATGGCTAGCGGCACTGCTTCGCTAGGTCAAGAGATGATGGGCTTTGGTCATTGTGCGTGGAATGCCATGCCATCTGTGTGTCAATTGTCTGACCGCCTCTGA